A genomic segment from Equus przewalskii isolate Varuska chromosome X, EquPr2, whole genome shotgun sequence encodes:
- the PLXNB3 gene encoding plexin-B3 isoform X9 — protein sequence MCLPPCHAAQETPLLLPFVVAPAMAPGPPSGARLLVLLLLLLLCPPHPTQAHRFSAPNTTFNRLALAPGRGTLYVGAVNRLFQLSPVLQLEAVAVTGPVFDSPDCVPFRDPAECPQARLTDNANQLLLVSSRAQELVACGQVRQGVCEKRRLGDVAEVLYQAEDPGDGQFVAANALGVATVGLVVPTPGRDLLLVARGLAGKLSGGVPPLTVRQLAGPQPFSSEGLGRLVVGDFSDYNNSYVGAFADGHSAYFVFRRRGARAQAEYRSYVARVCLGDVNLYSYVEVPLACRGQGLVQAAFLAPGTLLGAFAAGPRGAQAALCAFPLAELDGSMEQARRLCYTAGGRGPSGTEEATVEYGVTSRCVTLPPDSPESYPCGDEHTPSPIAGRQPLEAEPLLQLGQPVSAVTALQADGHTIAFLGDTQGQLHKVFLNGSQGQVYHSQQVGPPGSAISPDLLVDSSGSHLYVLTAQQVDRVSVAACPQFPDCTSCLQARDPLCGWCTLQGRCTRKGQCGRASQPNQWLWSYEEDSHCLHVQSLLPAHHPRQEQGQVTLSVPRLPTLTMDEYFHCAFGDYDSLAHVEGPHVACVTPPQDQLPLNPPGTDHVTLPLALMFEDVAVAVTNFSFYDCSAVQALEVAAPCRACVSSLWRCHWCPQSSRCVHGEHCPEGERTIYSAQEVDVQVRGPGACPWVEGLAGPLLVPVGWESRLALRVWNLQHFRGLPASYHCWLELPGELQRLPASLEEMPGDAGLIYCQAQQFHPSMAQRELPVPIYVTRGEGQRLDNARTLHVTLYDCAVGHPDCSHCQAANGSLGCLWCSHGQPTCRYGPLCPPEAVELLCPTPSIDMIEPLTGPPEGGLALTILGSNLGRDFADVQDAVSVAGRPCSPNPSLYRTSARIVCVTSPAPDGTVGPIQVAIKSRPPGISTQHFTYQDPVLLSLNPQWGPQAGGTQLTIHGQHLQTGGNVSAFVGGQPCPIQEPVCPEAIVCHTAPQASPGEAVVRVVFGHAQRTLLTSPFRYTANPQLLGAEPSVSFRGGGRLIRVRGTGLNVVQQPLLSVWLETVAEVQAAGAQPWDLTPRRSCGASAAAPQACIQLEGGLLQCSTVCSANSSSLLLCWSPAVPDGAHPRRVFFTLDNVHVDFASANGGQDFVYQPNPRLAPLSREGPTRPYRLKPGNVLDVEGEGLNLGISKEEVRVYIGDSECLVKTLTLTHLYCEPPPRAPQPANSSSTLPQFVVQMGNVRLALGPVRYEAEPALSAFPVEAQVGLGVGAAVLTAAVLLLTLMYRHKSKQALRDYQKVLVQLENLEIGVGDQCRKEFTDLMTEMTDLSSDLEASGIPFLDYRTYAERVFFPGHGGCPLQPMLEGPGEESHRAPMRQGLTQLSNLLNSKLFLLTLIHTLEEQPSFSQRDRCHVASLLSLALHSKLEYLTDIMRTLLGDLATHYVHKNPKLMLRRTETMVEKLLTNWLSICLYAFLREVAGEPLYMLLRAIQYQVDKGPVDAVTGKAKRTLNNSRLLREDVEFRPLTLMVLVGPGASGAPGGSTAQRVPARVLDTDTITQVKEKVLDQVYKGTPFSQRPSVHALDLEWRSGLAGHLTLSDEDLTSVTQNHWKRLNTLQHYKVPDGATVGLIPQLHNGGAVSQSLAQSCPSRENIPMAEDGEEGGVRLWHLVKATEEPEGAKVRRGSLRERERERARAKAIPEIYLTRLLSMKGTLQKFVDDTFQAILSVNRPVPIAVKYLFDFLDELAEKHGIEDPETLHIWKTNRYYSDIRQSSPASYQEMNSALAELSGNYASAPHCLEALRELYKHIHRYYDQIISALEGDPVGQKTQLACRLQQIAALVENKVTDL from the exons ATGTGCCTCCCTCCGTGCCACGCCGCCCAGGAGACCCCTCTGCTGCTCCCCTTCGTGGTG GCCCCCGCCATGGCTCCTGGGCCTCCTTCCGGCGCCCGCCTGCtcgtgctgctgctgctgctgctgctgtgcccACCGCACCCCACTCAGGCCCATCGCTTCTCTGCGCCCAACACCACCTTCAACCGCCTGGCGCTGGCACCGGGCCGCGGCACGCTCTACGTGGGTGCCGTGAACCGCCTCTTCCAGCTCAGCCCCGTGCTGCAGCTCGAGGCAGTGGCTGTCACCGGCCCTGTCTTCGACAGTCCCGACTGCGTGCCTTTCCGTGACCCGGCCGAATGCCCGCAGGCCCGGCTCACGGACAACGCCAACCAGCTGCTGCTGGTGAGCAGCAGGGCGCAGGAACTGGTGGCCTGCGGGCAGGTGCGGCAGGGCGTGTGCGAGAAGCGGCGCCTCGGGGACGTGGCCGAGGTGCTGTACCAGGCCGAGGACCCCGGCGACGGGCAGTTCGTGGCCGCCAATGCCCTGGGGGTGGCCACGGTGGGCCTGGTGGTGCCCACACCAGGCCGGGACCTCCTGCTGGTGGCCAGAGGCCTGGCAGGAAAGCTGTCGGGAGGGGTGCCGCCCCTGACCGTGCGCCAGCTGGCCGGGCCGCAGCCCTTCTCCAGCGAGGGCCTGGGCCGCCTCGTGGTGGGCGACTTCTCTGACTACAACAACAGCTACGTGGGCGCCTTCGCCGATGGCCACTCCGCCTACTTCGTCTTCCGCCGCCGCGGGGCCCGGGCGCAGGCCGAGTACCGCTCCTACGTGGCCCGAGTCTGTCTTGGGGATGTCAACCTTTACTCCTATGTGGAGGTACCCCTCGCCTGCCGGGGCCAGGGCCTCGTCCAGGCTGCCTTCCTTGCCCCGGGCACCTTGCTAGGGGCCTTTGCCGCGGGCCCGAGGGGGGCCCAGGCGGCCCTGTGCGCCTTTCCCCTGGCAGAGCTGGACGGGAGCATGGAGCAGGCCCGGCGCCTCTGCTACACGGCCGGTGGCCGGGGCCCCAGCGGCACGGAGGAAGCCACCGTGGAGTACGGAGTCACATCGCGCTGCGTCACCCTGCCCCCT GACTCCCCCGAGTCGTACCCCTGTGGCGATGAGCACACCCCCAGCCCCATCGCTGGCCGCCAGCCCCTGGAGGCTGAGCCTCTGCTGCAGCTCGGGCAGCCCGTCAGCGCCGTCACAGCCCTCCAGGCGGATGGGCATACGATAGCCTTCCTGGGGGACACCCAAGGCCAGCTGCATAAG GTCTTTCTCAATGGCTCTCAAGGCCAGGTGTACCACTCCCAGCAAGTGGGGCCTCCAGGCTCAGCCATCAGCCCGGACCTGCTGGTGGACAGCAGCGGCAGCCACCTCTATGTCCTCACCGCCCAGCAG GTGGACCGGGTATCAGTGGCAGCCTGCCCCCAGTTCCCTGACTGCACCAGCTGCCTCCAAGCCCGGGACCCGCTGTGCGGCTGGTGCACCCTCCAGGGCAG GTGTACCCGCAAGGGCCAATGCGGGCGGGCATCCCAGCCAAACCAGTGGCTGTGGAGCTATGAGGAGGACAGCCACTGCCTGCACGTCCAGAGCCTGCTGCCGGCCCACCACCCCCGCCAAGAGCAGGGCCAG GTCACCTTGTCTGTCCCCCGGCTGCCCACCCTGACCATGGATGAATACTTCCATTGTGCCTTTGGGGACTATGATAGCTTGGCTCATGTGGAAGGGCCCCACGTGGCCTGTGTCACCCCTCCCCAAGACCAGCTGCCGCTTAACCCTCCAGGCACAG ACCATGTCACCTTGCCCCTGGCCCTGATGTTTGAGGATGTGGCCGTAGCTGTCACCAACTTCTCCTTCTACGACTGCAGTGCCGTGCAGGCCTTGGAGGTGGCTGCCCC GTGTCGTGCTTGTGTGAGCAGCCTCTGGCGGTGCCACTGGTGCCCCCAGAGCAGCCGCTGTGTGCACGGGGAGCACTGCCCGGAGGGTGAGAGGACCATCTACAGTGCCCAGGAG GTGGACGTCCAGGTGCGTGGCCCAGGGGCTTGTCCCTGGGTCGAAGGCCTAGCAGGTCCCCTCCTGGTGCCTGTGGGTTGGGAGAGCCGTTTGGCCCTGCGTGTGTGGAACCTTCAACACTTCCGA GGCCTGCCTGCCTCCTACCACTGCTGGCTGGAACTACCAGGAGAACTGCAGAGGCTGCCAGCCTCCCTGGAAGAGATGCCTGGAGATGCGGGCCTCATCTACTGCCAGGCCCAGCAG TTTCACCCCTCCATGGCCCAGCGGGAGCTCCCGGTGCCCATCTATGTCACCCGGGGTGAAGGCCAGCGGCTGGACAATGCCCGCACTCTTCATG TGACCCTGTATGACTGCGCTGTGGGCCACCCCGACTGTAGCCACTGCCAGGCAGCCAACGGAAGCCTGGGCTGCTTATGGTGCAGCCATGGCCAGCCCACCTGTCGCTACGGGCCACTGTGCCCACCTGAGGCTGTGGAGCTGCTGTGTCCCACGCCCAGCATTGACATG ATTGAGCCCCTGACTGGCCCCCCTGAGGGTGGCTTGGCCCTCACCATCCTGGGCTCCAACCTGGGccgggactttgcagatgtacaGGATGCCGTGAGCGTGGCTGGCCGGCCCTGCAGCCCCAACCCCTCTCTCTACCGCACCTCTGCCCG GATTGTGTGTGTGACATCTCCCGCCCCCGACGGCACTGTGGGGCCAATCCAAGTGGCCATTAAGAGTCGGCCACCAGGCATCTCAACCCAGCACTTCACCTACCAG GACCCTGTCCTGCTGAGCCTGAATCCCCAGTGGGGCCCCCAGGCTGGGGGCACCCAGCTCACCATCCACGGACAGCACCTCCAGACAGGAGGCAATGTCAGCGCCTTTGTGGGAGGCCAGCCCTGTCCTAT CCAGGAGCCAGTTTGTCCTGAGGCCATTGTGTGCCACACTGcgccccaggccagcccaggagaAGCTGTGGTACGCGTGGTCTTCGGCCATGCCCAGCGCACGCTGCTCACCAGCCCCTTCCGCTACACTGCCAACCCCCAGCTCTTGGGGGCAGAGCCCAGCGTCAGCTTCCGGGG GGGCGGGCGGCTCATCCGAGTAAGGGGCACAGGCCTGAACGTGGTGCAGCAGCCCCTGCTGTCCGTGTGGCTGGAGACCGTGGCGGAGGTGCAGGCTGCAGGGGCCCAGCCCTGGGACCTGACACCAAGGAGGAGCTGCGGGGCCTCTGCTGCAGCCCCCCAGGCTTGTATCCAGCTCGAGGGGGGCTTGCTGCAG TGCTCCACCGTCTGCTCCGCCAACTCGTCCAGTCTCCTTCTGTGCTGGAGCCCCGCCGTGCCGGATGGGGCACACCCCCGGCGGGTCTTCTTCACCCTAGACAATGTGCATGTGGACTTCGCCAGCGCCAACGGGGGCCAGGACTTTGTGTACCAGCCCAACCCCCGCCTGGCCCCCCTCAGTCGCGAGGGGCCCACCCGCCCCTACCGCCTCAAGCCGGGCAATGTCCTGGACGTGGAG GGTGAGGGCCTCAACCTGGGGATCAGCAAGGAAGAGGTGCGCGTGTACATCGGCGACAGCGAGTGCCTGGTGAAGACGCTCACACTCACCCACCTGTACTGCGAGCCACCACCGCGGGCCCCACAGCCTGCCAACAGCTCCAGCACCCTGCCACAGTTCGTG GTGCAGATGGGCAACGTGCGGCTGGCCCTGGGCCCTGTCCGGTACGAGGCCGAGCCTGCACTGTCTGCCTTCCCCGTGGAGGCTCAGGTGGGCCTTGGCGTGGGCGCTGCCGTGCTGACCGCCGCTGTGCTCCTCCTCACCCTCATGTACAG GCACAAGAGCAAGCAGGCTCTGCGGGACTACCAGAAGGTTCTGGTGCAGCTGGAGAACCTGGAGATTGGCGTGGGTGACCAGTGCCGCAAGGAGTTCacag ACCTGATGACCGAGATGACCGACCTCAGCAGCGACCTGGAGGCCAGCGGGATCCCCTTCCTGGACTACCGCACATATGCCGAGCGTGTCTTCTTTCCTGGGCATGGCGGCTGCCCACTGCAGCCCATGCTTGAGGGGCCCGGGGAAGAGAGCCACCGTGCCCCCATGCGCCAGGGCCTCACACAGCTCTCCAACCTGCTCAACAGCAAGCTCTTCCTCCTCACA CTCATCCACACCCTGGAGGAGCAGCCCAGCTTCTCTCAGCGGGACCGCTGCCACGTGGCTTCACTGCTGTCCCTGGCGCTGCACAGTAAGCTTGAGTACCTGACCGACATCATGAGGACGCTGCTCGGCGACCTGGCCACCCATTACGTGCACAAGAACCCAAAGCTCATGCTGCGCAG GACGGAGACCATGGTGGAGAAGCTGCTCACCAACTGGCTGTCCATCTGTCTCTACGCCTTCCTGAGG GAGGTGGCTGGTGAGCCGCTGTACATGCTCCTCCGGGCTATTCAGTACCAGGTGGACAAGGGGCCTGTGGATGCCGTGACAGGCAAAGCGAAACGGACCCTGAACAACAGCCGCCTGCTGCGGGAGGACGTGGAGTTCCGGCCCCTGACGCTGATGGTGCTGGTGGGCCCCGGGGCCAGTGGGGCCCCAGGGGGCAGCACGGCACAGCGCGTGCCAGCCCGAGTCCTCGACACAGACACCATCACCCAGGTCAAGGAGAAGGTGTTGGACCAAGTCTACAAAGGCACCCCGTTCTCCCAGAGGCCCTCAGTGCATGCCCTAGATCTTG AGTGGCGGTCAGGCCTGGCTGGTCACCTAACCCTGTCAGACGAGGACCTGACCTCGGTGACCCAGAACCACTGGAAGAGACTCAACACCTTGCAGCACTACAAG GTCCCAGACGGAGCCACAGTGGGGCTCATCCCCCAGTTGCACAATGGAGGCGCCGTCTCCCAGAGCTTGGCCCAGAGCTGCCCCTCGCGGGAGA ACATCCCAATGGCAGAGGACGGTGAGGAGGGTGGGGTCCGCCTCTGGCACCTGGTGAAAGCCACCGAGGAGCCAGAAGGGGCCAAGGTGCGGCGCGGCAGCCTGCGGGAGCGGGAACGGGAGCGGGCGCGGGCCAAGGCCATTCCAGAAATCTACCTCACCCGCCTGCTCTCCATGAAG GGCACACTACAGAAGTTTGTGGATGACACCTTCCAGGCCATCCTCAGCGTGAACCGGCCCGTGCCCATCGCTGTCAAGTACCTGTTTGACTTCCTGGATGAGCTGGCAGAGAAGCACGGCATCGAGGACCCGGAGACCTTGCACATCTGGAAGACTAACAG aTACTACTCCGACATTCGCCAGAGCTCTCCGGCAAGCTACCAGGAGATGAACTCAGCTCTGGCTGAGCTCTCTGGG AACTACGCCTCTGCTCCGCACTGCCTGGAAGCTCTGAGAGAGCTCTACAAACACATCCACAGGTATTACGACCAG ATCATCAGCGCCCTGGAGGGAGACCCTGTAGGCCAGAAGACGCAGCTGGCCTGCCGCCTGCAGCAGATCGCCGCCCTGGTGGAGAACAAGGTGACCGACCTGTGA